ACATGACCCAGCTCATGACCCAGCCAGCCTACAATAACTCCAAATGGAACTGAATGAATAAATATTTTTTCATGGCCGATCCTAAAATAGTGGCTGATAAAAATCACATACTCCCGTTGTCCCCTGCTTTTAAGCATTGTCCTGACCAGCGGTTGAGCCTGCATAAATGATTTCCTGATGTTGTCTTTAAACACAAAGTGTATCCTGGTATTCTTCAGCTCCGGGTAATAGGACAAAGCTGTTAAAATCTCTCTTCTCAGGGTATCAGGAATAACCTTATTTTTGGAAAACTGCTCAAGGTCAATTTCCTGAGGATAGTTTTGTATGGCTATGGCTCCATTATTCATAACCCTACATCTTCAAGAAGCGTGCCCAAGTGTTTTTTCACAGGTTGTGCCAAAATTAATCGTTCTCAATCATACCAAATAAGTTATATTGTGTACTGTTCTCCATACCTTTGAGGAATGAAGATCAACAACCCCGAAATAGAGAAGTACCTCATCCCTCTGAAAATCAAAGAACTTAACAGTATTCAGCAAGCTTCTCTGGAGCAGTATAAACCTGAAAAGGATATGATGCTGCTGGCGCCTACGGGAACCGGTAAAACACTAGCCTTTTTGCTTCCTGCCTTAAACCAACTCCAGTCAGAATCAGAAGCCGTACAAATATTAATACTGGTTCCCTCACGCGAGCTGGCCCTTCAACTGGAGCAGGTGTTTAAAACCATGAGTACTGGTTTTAAGGTTAATTGCTGTTATGGAGGCCATTCTTTTAAAACAGAAACCAATAACCTGCTACACCCTCCTGCTATCCTGATCGGCACACCTGGCAGAATTGCTGATCATCTTAACAGGAAAAGTTTTGAAACGAAACAGATCCGTACTGTAGTCCTGGATGAGTTTGACAAATCTTTGGAACTGGGTTTTGAGGAGGATATGCAATCCATTATTCGGCGTATCCCTCATTTAAAAAGCCGGATTTTAACTTCGGCCACTGAAATGAAGAATATCCCTGACTTTGTCGGTTTTTCAGATCCGGTAGTGATCAATCACCTGTCACAACATCCGGCACCGGATATCGAACTGGTGAATATTCCAACTGACTCGGCAAGTAAACTTGAAACGCTTTTTCAACTGATTTGCAATATTGGGGCTCAGCCTATGCTTGTTTTTTGCAATCATAGAGAAGCCGTTGACAGGATCAGTGATCTGCTCTTCGAAAGGAGTATCATCCATGAGGTATTTCATGGCGGCATGGACCAGGAGGAGCGCGAACGGGCACTTTTAAAATTCAGAAACGGGAGTCACTATGTATTGATAACTACTGACCTGGCTGCAAGAGGCCTTGATATCCCGCAGATCAGGCATATTATTCATTATCAGCTTCCTGTCGGGGAAGATGCCTTCATCCATCGCAACGGAAGAACGGCCAGGATGAAGACCAGTGGCACTGCTTACCTGGTAACAACCGAAAATAATGAAATACCAGCCTATATTAGCCATGACCTGCGCGTAATGTCGCTCAGTATTGATGCCGGAGTTCCGGAAGCACCTGAGTGGGAAACGTTATTCATTAGTGCCGGTAAAAAGGATAAGATCAATAAAGTTGACATTGTGGGTCTTTTCCTGAAAACAGGAGGACTCCAAAAAGATGATCTTGGTCTGATCGAAGTCAAAGACCAGTATGCCTATGCTGCGGTAAAACGCAATCAGGTAAAGGCCATACTCCCAAAGGTAAACAACCAAAAGGTAAAGAGGCAAAAGCTGCGTATCCAGGTAGCCCGGTAATTTCAGGTAAACAGAACCAATTTAAAGTATTCTTAGTTTTAGGGTAATTATTTAGCTAACTTTGCAGCCTTAAATTCGAGAATGGTATGATCGCAGCAAACAATGTTTCTCTACAATACGGTAAGAGAGTCCTTTTTGACGAAGTAAACATCAAATTCAGTGCAGGCAACTGCTACGGTGTTATTGGAGCCAACGGAGCCGGAAAATCCACCTTTTTAAAGATACTTTCAGGAGATATAACTCCGAACTCCGGGAATGTAACTATTGAGCCCGGCAAGAGGATGGCCGTGCTCAAGCAGAACCACTTTGAATTTGACGAGTTCACGGTATTGGATACCGTAATGATGGGCCATACCAAGTTATGGAAGATCATGAAGGAAAAGGACGAGATCTATGCCAAGCCCGATTTTTCTGAAGAAGACGGTATTAAAGCTTCTGAGCTGGAAGCTGAGTTTGCCGAGATGGATGGTTGGAATGCGGAGTCTGATGCTGCTGCGCTTTTAAGCGGCCTGGGTATCGACGAATCAGAGCATTATAACCTGATGAAAGACCTGACTGGTAGTCAGAAAGTAAGGGTACTTTTATCTCAGGCCCTCTTCGGTAACCCTGACATCCTGATCCTGGATGAACCTACCAATGACCTTGACATCCATACGGTAAGCTGGCTGGAAGATTTTCTTCTTGATTTTAAAAATACAGTGATCGTAGTATCTCACGACCGTCACTTTTTAGATACTGTATGCACCCATATCGCCGATATTGATTTTGGTGCCATCAAATTATTTACCGGTAACTATTCATTCTGGTATCAGTCCAGTCAGTTAGCGTTAAGCCAGCGCTCTGCTGCTAACAAGAAAGCTGAAGAAAAGAAAAAAGAACTGCAAGAGTTTATCGCACGCTTTAGTGCCAATGCTTCCAAATCCAAGCAGGCTACCAGCCGAAGGAAGCTTCTCGACAAGATCAATGTTGAAGATATTCAGCCTTCAAACAGACGTTATCCCGCAATCATCTTCAATCAGAAACGTGAGGCCGGAGACCAGATACTTCAAATAGAAGGGCTGAATAAAAAGATAGATGGACGCTCTCTTATCAAAGACCTGGATATTTTTGTTAACAAAGGAGATAAGATCGCTTTTATTGGCAAGGATAGTCTCGCCATCTCTACTCTTTTTCGCATTCTGATGGGGGAAGAAAAAGCTGATTCCGGAGAGTTCAAGTTTGGTCAGACCATCACAACGGCTTATTTGCCCAACGAAAATGAGAAGTACTTTAAAAGCAATGAAAACCTTATAGACTGGCTAAGGCAGTACTCTGATGACGAAAAGGATGAAATATTTATCCGTGGGTTTCTTGGAAAAATGCTCTTTACAGGTGAAGAAACCCTAAAAAAATGCAATGTACTTTCCGGTGGTGAAAAAGTAAGGTGTATGATATCACGGATGATGCTGGCCAGTGCCAACCTGCTGATACTCGACGAACCTACCAACCACCTTGACCTAGAATCTATCACGGCTTTTAACAATGCTTTGAAAGACTTCCCGGGTACAGTCTTGTTCACATCACATGATCATGAGTTTACCCAGACTGTTGCCAACAGGATCATAGAGCTTACACCTAATGGTTTTATGGATAAGCTTATGACCTATGATGACTACATTTCAAGCGAGCAAGTGGCGTCGCAGAGAGAGTCTCTGATGGCATAAAGATATTATAATGAATTTAACCATGACCGGCAACCCGGGCATGGTTAAATTCATAGTTTTATTTGTTCATAACCACCTCAAATACAGTAAGACCTTCATTACACTGTTTGATACTTACCATTCCCCCAAGCCTGTCAGCAATTAATTTGGATTCATAAAGACCGAGCCCGGAACCTTTGGAGGCTTCGGAACCAACAAAAAACATGTCAAAAACCCGCTCTCTTTGCTGGGCAGGGATTCCAATACCGTTGTCTGTAACGGATATTACCACCTGTCCTGGGGCTTGGCCGCGGGCAACACCTATTTTAACCCATTTATTCTTTTGATCGGGGTCCTGAAACTGAACAGCGTTGAGTATAATATTTTCGAGCAATATTCTGAAGAGAAATTGATCTGACCGCAGGCTTATTTCCGCATCGATATCATATTCAAATTTAATGTGATGGAGCTCCTCAGTCTTGGTGATAGACTTAATAATCTGATCCAAAATAGCCTCAATATCCAGCAGACTTTTGGTCACAGGGGTTTTCTTATTTTGGTGTGTACGCAGCAGCCTGCCCAGCATATGGTCCATTTCAAATGCTACTTTCTCCAGGAAGTTCAAAAATTCGAGTCCCTTCTTATCCTTCACCTCCAGCTGCCCGAGGTGGCATAAGCCAAGTATCCTGGCCAGCGGGCCCCGAAGGTCATGGGCCGAGCGGTACGCAAACTCATCAAAGTTTTTATTGGTAGTCACCAATTGACTATAAGCATCATTCAGGTCACGTGTGCGCTCATCTACCTTAGCTTCCAGTGTTTTATAAGCATTGGAATTATCAAGCCCGATAGCGATATAGGTGGCCAACGCACTCAGCAAATCAAATTGATATTGCGAGTAGTCATTCTCGTTAGGGCTTTGCACGCTCAGCACTCCGATAACACGGTCTTCTACCAGCAGGGGAATACACATTAATGATGCTAACAACTTATTCTTCACTTCTTCGATAGATGGAAGGTACTGCTGGTATTCATTTCTGGCATTTCCCAACCATATAGGCTTTTTATTTCTGACAGCCCAGCTTGTAAACCTGTTTCCTGACACTTCGGTTTCATAGCCAGGCATTCTTTCCCCTTTGAATATGCACAAGGCAAAATTTATCTTACCGCTTTCCTCATCATATATACCTATACCGAATTCCGTGGCATCCATTAAGTTAGTCACATGCTCATGTACTTTTACTATGATCTTTTCAAAGTCAAGCATAGAAGAAATTTCCCTGCCTATTTCACTGATTATACGAATGTTCTTGTATGATTTCTCCAACTGCTTTCTCTGCATTTCCAACTCTTCATTCTGAGCGAGAATCTCATCATTCTGGGCAAGCACTTCATCATTGATCAGCACCACCTCTTCCTGCTTTAACTGCAGTTGCTCATGTGCCGCTATCAGCTTCTTGTTTTTCTCCTCAAGCTGGCGGCTTTTATGATCAATCTCCGCTGTTCTTTCTTCCACCAGCTTTTCAAGCCTGCCTTTCTGTTCTTTAATATTATAAACCCTGTACCGGTGCACGCCAATTACAAGTCCTACAAGTAAAGCGCCCGATAGCAGCTTAAACCACCATGTTTGCCAATAAGGGGGAGTTATTATCAGCGTGAGGGTAGCCGGCTCCATTTTCCAGATACCATCATTATTTGATGCCTTAATTTTAAATGTATACTCACCGGGAGGCACATTGGTATAGCTTGCAAAACGTAAGCTACCTTGTGTATAGACCCATTCCTTGTCAAAGCCTTCTAAAATATATGCGTAGCGATTTTTGGAGGGGTTGGAGAAGTGTAATGCAGCAAATTCAAAAGCTATTGAATTTTGATGATACGCAAGTTGCAGTTTATCCATGAAATGGACATGTTTGCCGAGATAAATACCTTGGGATGAGTCCCTAAGCTCAACAGCCTTGTTAAAAAGTCTGATGCTTGTGATGGCTACCTGTGGTAAGGTCTCATTATCAAAAACTTCCTCCGGTCTGAAATAGTTGAGACCATTTATTCCACCGAAAAATAATTCTCCGTCAGGCGCCCTGTAAAATGATCCTGTATTGAATTCATTAGCTTGTAACCCGTCGTTACGATCGTAGTTCCGAAAGGTACCGGTGATCGGATTGAGGCGTGACAAACCTTTATTGGTGCTTACCCATATATAATGATCATCGTCTTCCAAAACACCATAGGTGTGATTATTGGCCAGTCCTTCATTTACTGTATAATGCTCAAATATCCCCTTTTCCCTATTCACCAGCTTGTTTAATCCCCTGCCGGCAGTGGCAACCCAAACTGTATTGTTATGGTCAACCAATACTGATTTTATATAGTTGTCGGAAAGGCTTTCCGGGTCATTAAGATCATAGTAATAGTTTGTCCATTGGTTTGTAGTCTTATTATACATATTCAGTCCATTCCAGGTACCTATCCACAGGTTCCCGTCATGGTCTTCATCTATGGCATAATTTACCTCAAGGCTGCTTATAGAATTTTTCAGGCTGTCAGGTCTGTAGTTAATAAACCGGTCTGTACCCCGCTCATACCTGAAAAGACCTTTCCCATTAGACCCTATCCACATTGTTCCGTCACTATCCTCATAAAACATACGCACATCAGTTGCCTTAAAAGCATACGGGTCGTCCGGGTCCGGCTCGAATCGCCTGAATTTACCTGTTACGGTATTGTACCAGCTCAGCCCTCCATCGCTGGTGCCTATCCACAGTATATTGTCACTATCGAGGCATAAACGGCGAACTACATTGCCATTCATACTATTGGAGTTGCCGGGATCACCAAAAAATCGGGTAACCTCCCCTGTCTTACGGTCAACGTAATTTAATCCCGGGTTTGTACCAACCCATATATTTCCATCACGATCCTTGGTTATAGCCCTTACAATATTGCTGGATAAAGAATTTGGATCGTTCTCTTTGTATTCCAACGTCTTAAATTTAGAAGCATACAGGTCAAACTTATTTAGTCCGCCAAAATATGTGCCTACCCACAATACATTAGACCTGTCTTCATATAGAGTGGTTATCCAGTTATTGCTCAGGCTGCTCAGGTCACCCTCATCTTTTTTGTATTGGGATACAGTTATTTTACCACCTGCTTCCACCAACCGGTTAAGGCCATTCCTGGTACCCACCCATATGTGCCCTTTGCTATCCTGAAAAATATCCGTAACCCTGTTATCAGAAATATTTTGATCATGTGAACCGCTCCCAAAAAGCTCAAACTCATTCGTCTTATGATTATATATATTGAGGCCATTCTGTGTACCTATCCAAAGCCGCTTCTGCCTATCCTCATAAATAGAGGTTATATAATTGCTACTTAGTGAATTAGGAGTATTTGCATGGTAATATCTTTGGAACTTCCCCTTTTGCCGGGAGTATTTATTTAACCCCTCTTCAGTGCCTACCCAAAGATTATTTTCATGGTCTTCAAAAAGGGCGGTAATTACACTACTACTTAAGCTGGAAGGGTCATTATTTTTATGCCGAAAATATACCACCTCACCTCCTACAGAGTCAATCCTGTTGAGACCGTCTGCTGTACCTGCCCATAACACTCCCTGACTATCCACAAGAATACAATTGACATCGTTGGCAGATAACTGTTGCGTGCCGCTGCCTGCTCTGAGATGTGTAAAGTCGTCACTGGATATATCAACAAGATCCAGGCCGACTATAGTGCTTACCAGCAGCCTGTTTTGGCCATAATTAAGGACTTCAGTAGTATAGTTATGTAGTAGTGTGTTATGGTTTTTAAGGTCATTGGTATAGGTAATGAATTCATACCCGTCATACCTGTTGAGTCCATCCTGGGTGGCTACCCATAGAAAACCCTGATCATCCTGGGTGATAGACATGACTGTATTTTGAGAAAGGCCATTATCTATGGTCAGCCTTTCAAACCTGATGTCATTTATCTGCGCAAAAGTGGCATGAAACAGAGAGATTAATAACAGGTTTACCAGAACTATTCCCGCATAAAGTCTGATTTTCATTAATTTAAGAAGCTCAACTTTTTATAAACAATTTCTATTATAATAAATATACTCTTAATTCTTTTAAACCCGAACACGTCAGCAATAAGTTTGTTAATAATTTAACATATAAAATGAAGCATAAGTAAGAGAGATCGAAAGCTGGAATTAAGAGTATTATCTCCAGAAAATCAATCTAAAAAGAGAGGTGGTGAGGGTTATTTTCTTGTTGGGTGCAAATTTAAGTAATATCGCATTCAAAGATGACTTGTTTTTCCTTGAGCCCACCATTCTGCCCCACTTAATGCTTTGTCTAACTCAAATTCTTTAACATCAGGGTGAATAATACCTCGATCTCCACAGCGATTAAGTCATTTAAAACTATTCAAAATGATAAGTCTGCTGGCTGCGACAGTGAGCAGGCTTATCTGACCTTAATTTAAAATGTCGGAAGAACCTTAACTACAAGAATTGTAAATAAAACACTAAACAAGAAGAAACCCCATTCTTTGATAATATACATAATGCCATACTGTCTATACCTTAATGCAAAAAGGGCAGTTATGGCTAACAGGCTAACAATACTGACTGCCGCTGGATAGATTATTAATGTACCAAACCCAGGCATATAATTATACCTGACATACATGAAACATAGCAGATAGGCTAAGGTTGCTATAAAAAATATTACTTTAAGAATTTTCATATCTAATTACAACCAATAATATAAAATAAGTTTTTCATTAGTTACAATCTTCATATTCAGAAACAGGCAGTTCACCTGATAATACCTTCTCTAATTTGTTCTATTATCGTGGCCGAGCCTCCATTTCCCATGTTGTGAATGATAAATGCCAATATCAAAGCACCGGCAGAAATTTAATAGCGAAAAAGGTATACATAATACTAAAGAATAAAAAACCCAGTTCCTTGGCTATTAATTTAAAGGTGTTCCTTTGTTTTCTAACTGAAAATATTACAATTATAACCAGTGTTAGCAAGCTTAATAAAGCTGGTATTATAATCATTGCGCCATTTAAAGCATTTGTGTATCTCACATACATAAAGTCAAGTAAATAGACTACCGTCGACATAAAAAAGACTATTTTAAGCATTTCAGTAGACTTTCGATTATAATCTATGATTACCAGATATAAATATAGAAATGCTAAAAATGTCGGGAAAGCAAAGGTTAAAACTACACCAAATACAAATGTAATAGAGCTATATTCCATTAGTATAACCGATGGAGTACACAATCCACAAATTATAAAAAGTATAATGACTATTCGCTTCAAAATTTTTTCAGCTTTTTTCATAGTGCTCATTTTAATCACAACCTGACTCACTTATAGGTTTCATTTCCCATTTAATCCTTCACTTAATTAGTCATCACTCCTTCACAAACTGGCGCATCTCCCCTTCGTATTGCATAAGAAATCCCTTTTTATTTAATTTAAACTTACGCCTTTCATGTGTTCCACTGATTGGGTATGCATTATTATCCATTTGAAGATTTACCAACAATACCACCTCTTGGGATTTAAACTGATACAATGGTATATCAAGAGGATAATAACCAGGACACCCAATTTTTAAGGTGTCCTGCATTGAGACATAATCAAGTTCAACAATTCGTGTGTTATACCCGGTTGCCTGAATACTGTAACCAGTTTCAGGTTTAGTAACTTTGATTACAGGTGGCACAACCTCCTTCTCTTTATTAGTAACAACCAAGAAAAGTTTAGTCTTCTTCGCCTGAACTGAGGTAAGTACCTCATATTCTGAATAATATTCGCCCCCGCAACTTTTATCATAATACAGATGAATTTGATCATCATCAATAAGATAATATCCCTGACCAAAATAATGGTTATGACTATGATGATCAGAAAATGTAAACCGGTCAGGCTCATTAAAGGAATATTTAATAGTTACTTCAGGAATCGGATCCTCAGTAACATAATTACCTATTAACTTCTGACCTGCCACTTCCAACGGTTGCAAAGAAAGCAGTAACAATGCTATAACAGCAGTGTAACACCTATTCAGGACAATTTGCTGATACCCCTTTTTGAGGCTTGTAGTTTCCGTCATTATCTAATCCGTTTAATTCAATATTAATTACGTTTGAAATATCTAATCTGCTCAAGCACAAACTCTGGAGGTGTACCATCTGGGATTTTTTCTTTCATTAGTATGTTACTCACTATAAAGTCGCCACCTGCAGCTTCATAAATAAGGACATAACTATAAATGAGATAATAAAGGATATTAAACTTAAATAACTAAGTGCTTTATGTTTGGATCTATTTGCCATCTTTACAACTATCCACGCAATGACAAAAATCATTGAGAACAAAAAATAGTAGCCTATTAGGGACATCCACCCCAGGTTTAGCACATCCCAATTGACTATTTGAAATATGGTAAATCCAATAAATCCAATAGAAGTTATTATGTGAAAGTATTTAGTCATATTAAATATTAGTTACAGTCCTTATATTCTGATACAGACAATTCTCCCTTTAGAACCTTTACCATCATTTAAGGTCGGGTCTTCTATTTTATAGTTGCAACCTCGTGTACCTAACTATTCAATATTACTTATAATAGAAGATGTCAGCACCCAGGATGTAACAAATAAAATAAAACTGACTATGCTTAAAGCAATATTTAAAGCAGTTTTTTTCCTGAATAGAAAGTATATCCAAAAGCCTATAAATGGCAGGCTAGCTAGCAGTTGGTATGCAAATAAGGTAGCTAAGCCATAAGTACCTTCCCAATATTTGATATCCATGTATGAGACATAGCCAAACCCCAAGCTGGCGACAATGTAAAATAAGTTTTTCATTAGTTACAATCTTTATATTCAGAAACAGGCAATTCTCCGGAAAGAACTTTCTCAAGTTTGTCATAGTCAGGCCTTTCTCTTGTAGGTTCAATGACTGCCGCAGAGCCACCAATGCTCTCTACATAATCTTTTATCTTGTTTTGATAAGAAGTCCAAACAGGGTTTGCCAGATCCATTATATCCTGTTCTACAGCAAACATAGTTAATTCCCTAAAGCCAGCTTCACCTAATCCGGTTAATCTATCAACGCCCCTTGTATAAAAGGTATAGCTACCATCATCTTGCTTCTCAAAGCCAAACATTCTTTTACCACTAACAGGATGAGTGAAGTTTCTGGGGTCAGTTATAGTAGCAAAAGTCCAGCTAGAAGCGTTATGTTGGATGCAAACTACTGATCCATCATTAAACATGCTAATACTTAAGACACTGCCCACGCAAGTTTGCTGATGTAACCATTTATTATCTTCTGCAAATAGGCTGGGATGAGGAGTAAATGTAGCACCATTAAGTTCATTGATCAGCACAGTTCTAATCTGCTCAAGCACAAACTCAGGAGGCGTACCAGCAGGTAATGTTACGTTTACGGGGAAATAATCCATATTAACGACTACTCCGCTGGCATCCTCTAACTCCTGCACCTGCCAGTCGTCGTATGGACTGAAGCTGTCAACAATGTTCGGGTCGCCTTCCTCCAGTTCCGCAAATCTGTCAATAATGGATTGCGGGACTTCAGCAGTCGCGACATCCTGCCATTTTTGCAAATCTTCACAAGAAATATCATCTATTAAAGCAAAGGGATTCTCCGCTAGCATGCTATTTAAAAAAGAAATGATCTTCTTCTCAACCAAAATACCAATCGGGTCCTCCCCACACGCATCAGAATAGGTTGCAGCAATCTCAGGATCATCGCATAAATTAATATCGTCAAAGTCCCCTCCATCGCAGACTGTCCTGAAAAAATAGAGTCCTAAACCAGCAGTTCGACAATCAATAAATAATCCACCCGTGGTACTGGAAGTACCCCACTCACAATCGGAGCTTCCCCCACCTGTCGAACCACCGCTACTAGCGGAACCACCACCTGAGGAACCACCGCCTGTCGAACCGCCACCACCAGTGGAGCCGCCTCCGGTACTTCCACCTGAACCCGTACCGCCGCCAGTATTACCGCCACCGGTTCCGGAACCTGATCCGCCGCCGCCACCTCCGCCGCCTGTTGAACCACCTCCGTCCCCATCACACGCCGTTCGTCCATTCTTTTTGATGTAATTTCCTGTCTCAGTGCCTCTTCCATTGTTAAAAGCAACTTCGACCAGCAGTGTCCGGTTGATATCCAACACTTTTAAGGTACCTGTAAATGTTCTGGTCTCAAATTCTCCGCCCTTTTCCATGAGCCAACCCTTGTCAGGCTCATATCTGGTGATATAAGGATAGATCTCCCCCTTATGATCTCTCAAAACAATATTTTCAAAGCCCGGATCTTCCGGGGCTGTTGATAATATCAACGAATACCTGACAATATCTTTGTAAGGATTTTCAACTTTTATGGCCTCTGATAGCTTCACTTCGCCAAAATCGAAACTTTGTGTTCTCCCATTGGATGAGCCTGAAGGGTTAAAGCCCTGAAGTATATTCATCAAATGAGCATCCTCCCGGGCGTTGATGTTTTCATAAGTGACTTTTTCTACGTTCACCGCTTCTTTTACAACCTTCTCTTCAGTACAGGAGAGCCATAAAAAAGGGATTAAGAAGAGCATGCAAACTTGTAATGTTTTGTTTTTCATTATTCAGCATTTAAGGTTTATTGTTGATCCGGTGTTCTGACCAATCAAGTGAAACAAATGATTAAAGTAAGTATAGGGGCGGTATTAGTATAGCTCAGTTCTCCGGTATATTCACCGGGTCTTTGATCAGGAATAGTTGCAGGGTTTCGCGCAGGTGGCGGAGCTGTTCTACGTGGCCTTTCATGCTGTAGTGCATCAGCTCAAAGCCACACTCGCAGACTTCGAGCTGGTTGGCACGCTGCCCCGGCTCGCAGAGGCCGTTTTCGTAGATGAGCTGCGCAAAGTCCATATTGGTGCTTTCGTAGGCTTCGGCCCAGCAGGGTCGTGTTTTTTATCAGATTATTGAGGCTCTCCAGCAGGAGGCTGTACTTGTTGAGGGAGGCTCCCCAGGGAGTATTGGTGTTTTCCATAATTCACATGTTGTGATCTTTTATTATCATTTCGAGGCCAATAACAGGTTGCGTAGCCTATTATTAGCGTTTGCCAATTTATCATATATGGGGATGCTTAAACCTATGGCTGCTATCGTGGAGGCGTTGGTATTTCCTGATCGCGTGACCGGAAAAGAACCAGTTAAATTTTGACAGGCCATTTTAAAAGTTTTCAAAACTATTATTATTATCCGTTAATAAAAAAGCAAATTAATGCCGTTACTTACATACTCAGACCGTACTCTCATAGCTTTTACAAAGCTTTAACATATTGTTAATCAGATTGTTTACTGTTTTTAATGTGACAATGAGCCCAATTGTCTTACATCAGAGCAAACAATACTATCAAAAGTGCGGCGGTTGTTTTGTTTATTGACTTAGGTTATTTGTTGACTGGTTTTGCACAAAAGGCAAACTGTTGATGGTTTCTTCATATTCATACAATACCCGCTGGTATTCTTCTGTTCCTGGCAGCAGCTCAGGCACAAATACACGGCCCAAATAAGCAAGCCAGTTCAAAGCATTATTATGCTGTAATGAATCAGCTACACTTATATGGCTTTGCATTACAAACTAACAAACTAATTAATAGCCAACCACAAGTAAAAGAGATTTTATAAGACGGGCTGCGGCTTCATTGTACTTAATGTTATAAGACTTATAAAATGGTTTGGTCAAACGGTCAATTTGATCTAATAATATACATAGAAATTTTATCTGTTATCAATTGCATTCGGTAGTTAATATGCACGAAAGCGTATAATTTCCTTTCCAGCATTTAAAATTAATCGGTTGCTAAAATTAGCTGAAGAATACTGGTCGATAACCACTTTATGTACCTTTACAATGCTCAAAACATAATTGTCATTTAAACAATTACCCTCAATACTTTGGGGCATTCCCAAAAAAAGGCATAAAAAAAGCCGGCAAAAAGCCGGCTTGATTTCAAATGCACTATATATTCTTTATATATAAATTAAGCAAGTTTCACGTTCACTGCATTCAAACCCTTTCTTCCTTCTACAAGGTCGAAAGTAACTTCGTCATTTTCTCGGATTTCGTCAATTAAACCTG
This region of Fulvivirga ulvae genomic DNA includes:
- a CDS encoding cold-shock protein, which translates into the protein MKEGTVKFFNESKGYGFVKDSDDNKEYFVHVSGLIDEIRENDEVTFDLVEGRKGLNAVNVKLA